The following coding sequences lie in one Alloacidobacterium dinghuense genomic window:
- a CDS encoding alpha-L-fucosidase, whose amino-acid sequence MSAQIWNRRQLLKTALAASSLPLVPNFAFAATEEDERTAWYRNAKFGMFIHWGPYSLASVEASWPIMRPTPGGISEADYRALPQRFSPTKFDPDAFVDLARTAGQEYMVFTTKHHDGFCMFDSSYTDYKITNAPYGKDIVKMLAEAADKRNMHLGFYYSPPDMHHPDFRDTSKLARDNWNGEPQRSEWPIYLNYMQLQLSELLTRYGPVALIWFDGLNHQEKYDGERFIKLIRSLQPATLVNDRIGVPGDYVTPEQFIPKAIPTKDVHFSAVDQNVQKELKAGIPKPEDFQLWETCMTINNTWAYNMHDHDYKSAQFLIRGLVEVASRGGNFLLNVGPQPDGVIQPEFQERLRAIGDWLAINGEAIYGTTYGPIQGNPAIRTTVKRETVFVHIFDWPASTLELKGFEPKVISAHMLATGQSLKFNQSEQKIEIEVPSTAPDPNATVVALRTL is encoded by the coding sequence ATGAGCGCTCAAATCTGGAATCGCCGCCAGTTGCTAAAGACCGCGTTAGCTGCGTCCTCGCTTCCTTTGGTACCGAACTTTGCGTTTGCAGCAACCGAGGAAGACGAGCGCACCGCCTGGTATCGCAATGCGAAATTCGGCATGTTCATCCATTGGGGACCGTACTCGCTCGCGAGCGTCGAGGCCTCATGGCCGATTATGCGGCCTACACCCGGCGGCATCAGCGAGGCCGATTACCGAGCCCTCCCGCAACGCTTTAGCCCGACAAAATTTGATCCGGACGCATTCGTTGACCTCGCGCGGACTGCAGGCCAGGAGTACATGGTTTTTACGACCAAGCACCACGATGGCTTCTGCATGTTCGATTCGTCATACACGGACTACAAGATCACAAACGCGCCGTACGGCAAAGACATTGTGAAGATGCTCGCAGAGGCCGCAGACAAAAGGAACATGCACCTCGGTTTCTACTACTCTCCACCTGATATGCACCATCCCGACTTCCGCGACACTTCAAAGCTTGCGCGTGACAATTGGAACGGCGAGCCGCAGCGTTCGGAGTGGCCCATTTATCTCAACTACATGCAGTTGCAGCTATCTGAGCTGCTGACCAGGTATGGTCCGGTTGCCTTGATCTGGTTCGATGGTTTGAATCACCAGGAAAAATACGATGGCGAGCGCTTTATCAAGCTGATTCGAAGCCTGCAGCCTGCAACGCTGGTCAATGACCGCATCGGCGTTCCCGGCGATTATGTAACCCCTGAGCAATTCATTCCCAAAGCGATTCCAACCAAAGATGTCCACTTTTCTGCCGTGGATCAAAACGTCCAGAAGGAATTGAAGGCAGGCATTCCCAAGCCAGAAGACTTTCAATTATGGGAAACCTGTATGACCATCAACAATACCTGGGCTTACAACATGCACGATCACGATTACAAATCGGCTCAGTTTCTCATTCGAGGCTTGGTGGAGGTCGCGAGCCGCGGCGGCAATTTCCTGCTCAACGTCGGCCCGCAGCCCGATGGAGTCATTCAACCCGAGTTTCAGGAACGGCTCCGCGCGATCGGCGACTGGCTTGCCATCAATGGAGAAGCCATCTACGGAACGACATACGGGCCCATTCAGGGCAACCCTGCGATTCGCACGACAGTCAAGCGTGAGACCGTTTTTGTCCATATCTTCGATTGGCCAGCATCGACGTTAGAGCTAAAAGGGTTCGAGCCAAAGGTGATTTCGGCGCACATGCTCGCAACCGGGCAATCGTTGAAATTCAACCAGTCAGAGCAGAAGATCGAGATCGAGGTGCCCTCAACTGCTCCCGATCCGAATGCGACGGTCGTGGCGCTAAGAACTTTGTAA
- a CDS encoding tetratricopeptide repeat protein: MGHRATSLLRLAFVVCNAVPLSAIAQQNAACKGPSELEQATATHPSAAAYDALGAYFAGHHQLPCAINTFESAVRLEPNSWEGHYDLGIALLSNRDPKRAAKELQTASSLQPSSPKILLPLGVTLSELGQQDAAIEAFRTILRQDPQSIPAIDGLTKALIAQKRYTAAIVELKAAPADEVLQLNLAIAYSKNGNIDEALQILSAIVKEHPEYAQAHSNLGIVYTQQKRFSEAAREFETALKLDPADDSVRLSYVKSLTALLQYDKAEPLIHEYLQKHPRDFEAVYFNGVVERGLGNYAEAERSFRQAVALNPNHAEAHYNLGFVLARQGKPAEARPELEKALQLNPESSEARFQLASVLRTLGQQDQAHEELNVLQQEKAASVKQDVAAVSASQANQDLQSGDPQKAVALYRASLANDPKNARTYYDLALALDRLSDYSAEQDALEKAQALDATLAPVHNQLGFLDLQAGHAQDAERQFKAAISLDPQYAEAQNNLGVLYGQVGKDADAEKMFRLATENNPQYGQAFANLGLILAGQGHLSEAESALSKAVQLDPKNAGALSVYGMVLVRLNRGAESLPIFRKVVELDPNSAGAHLNLGIALADRFDLKGALAEFSEAVRLDPNNAAAHYNKGRVLLDLQRNDEAKPELEAAVQLDPNQAESWYLLGLISRQADQTDEAIGQFEKAVAAKPDYAEAYFKLGQELQRKGDSAGAIKQWRKAIEIRPQYNEALYNLARLLKKSNPDEAARLEARFETLQAQEHITDRASTLGNFALASADAHDWPQAISQLKQALSVCSDCSALPLLHKDLGLIYCRAGDYQNCRTELLAAQRLTPKDDDILQALNVLDSLQKTQ; the protein is encoded by the coding sequence TTGGGACACAGAGCGACATCTCTTCTTCGGCTCGCGTTCGTGGTTTGCAATGCGGTTCCACTTTCAGCGATCGCGCAACAGAATGCCGCCTGCAAAGGACCGTCCGAACTCGAACAGGCGACTGCGACGCATCCATCCGCAGCTGCATACGACGCTTTGGGCGCGTATTTCGCTGGACATCATCAACTGCCTTGCGCAATCAATACCTTTGAAAGCGCAGTTCGTTTGGAGCCGAACTCATGGGAGGGCCACTACGATCTCGGCATTGCGCTGCTTTCGAATCGTGATCCAAAACGCGCCGCCAAAGAGCTGCAGACGGCATCCAGCCTTCAGCCGAGCTCGCCGAAAATCCTGCTTCCGTTGGGAGTAACACTGAGTGAATTAGGCCAGCAGGATGCTGCCATAGAGGCGTTCCGAACCATTCTGAGGCAGGATCCGCAATCGATCCCAGCCATCGATGGGCTGACAAAAGCCCTGATCGCACAAAAGCGATACACAGCGGCGATCGTCGAACTGAAGGCTGCGCCAGCAGATGAAGTACTGCAATTGAACCTGGCCATTGCCTACTCCAAGAACGGCAACATTGACGAAGCTTTACAGATTCTTTCCGCCATTGTCAAAGAGCATCCCGAATACGCACAGGCACACAGCAATCTTGGAATTGTTTACACCCAGCAAAAGCGATTCAGCGAAGCAGCGCGGGAATTCGAGACAGCACTAAAGCTTGACCCTGCCGATGATTCAGTTCGGCTGTCTTACGTGAAGTCACTAACGGCGCTTCTGCAGTACGACAAGGCCGAACCACTCATCCACGAATATCTACAGAAGCATCCACGCGATTTCGAAGCGGTATATTTCAACGGTGTAGTCGAACGTGGGCTAGGAAACTATGCGGAAGCCGAGAGGTCGTTCCGTCAGGCTGTGGCATTGAATCCAAATCATGCAGAGGCTCACTACAATCTCGGATTCGTGCTTGCGCGGCAAGGAAAACCCGCGGAGGCGCGTCCCGAACTAGAGAAAGCACTGCAGTTGAATCCCGAGTCGAGTGAAGCACGCTTCCAATTGGCGTCAGTGCTTCGAACCCTGGGACAACAAGATCAGGCCCACGAAGAACTGAATGTTCTTCAGCAAGAAAAAGCGGCCAGCGTAAAGCAGGATGTCGCAGCTGTAAGTGCCAGTCAGGCAAATCAAGATCTACAATCGGGCGATCCGCAGAAGGCTGTGGCCTTGTACCGTGCTTCCCTCGCAAACGATCCCAAGAACGCTCGCACCTACTATGATCTTGCTCTCGCTTTGGATCGTCTGTCTGATTATTCGGCTGAACAAGATGCCCTGGAAAAAGCGCAGGCACTGGATGCCACGCTCGCGCCTGTGCACAATCAGTTGGGTTTTCTTGATCTGCAGGCAGGTCATGCTCAGGACGCTGAGCGCCAGTTCAAGGCGGCGATCTCGCTGGACCCGCAATACGCCGAGGCGCAAAACAATCTGGGTGTGCTCTATGGCCAGGTCGGCAAGGATGCCGACGCCGAAAAGATGTTCCGCCTGGCGACGGAAAACAACCCTCAATATGGTCAGGCATTCGCTAATCTGGGACTCATTCTTGCAGGCCAAGGACACTTGTCCGAAGCCGAATCCGCGCTGAGCAAGGCAGTACAGCTCGATCCGAAAAACGCTGGAGCTCTAAGCGTTTACGGTATGGTTCTTGTCCGTTTAAATCGGGGCGCAGAGTCGCTGCCAATTTTTCGAAAAGTCGTCGAACTCGATCCGAACTCAGCTGGAGCCCACTTGAATCTCGGCATAGCCTTGGCCGACCGCTTCGATTTGAAGGGCGCATTGGCCGAGTTTTCTGAAGCTGTACGTCTCGATCCGAACAATGCCGCGGCTCACTACAACAAGGGCAGGGTCTTGCTCGACCTGCAGAGAAACGACGAGGCGAAACCAGAGTTGGAGGCGGCGGTGCAACTCGATCCCAATCAAGCAGAGTCATGGTATCTGCTCGGCCTGATTTCGCGACAGGCAGACCAGACAGACGAGGCGATCGGGCAATTCGAGAAGGCCGTCGCAGCGAAGCCGGACTATGCAGAAGCATATTTCAAGCTAGGCCAGGAATTGCAACGTAAGGGTGATTCGGCAGGTGCGATCAAGCAGTGGCGGAAGGCAATCGAGATTCGCCCCCAATACAACGAGGCCCTTTACAATCTTGCACGCCTCCTCAAGAAATCGAATCCTGACGAAGCTGCCCGTCTGGAAGCCCGATTTGAAACATTGCAAGCCCAGGAACACATCACAGATCGCGCTTCAACACTCGGTAACTTTGCGTTGGCGTCTGCTGATGCGCATGATTGGCCTCAAGCCATCTCACAGCTAAAACAGGCTCTTAGCGTTTGCAGCGACTGCAGCGCACTGCCATTGCTCCACAAAGATCTCGGCCTGATTTATTGCCGCGCTGGAGACTATCAGAACTGCAGAACCGAGTTGCTTGCCGCGCAAAGGCTTACGCCTAAAGATGACGACATTTTGCAGGCGCTCAACGTGTTGGATTCACTACAGAAAACCCAATAG
- a CDS encoding GNAT family N-acetyltransferase, which produces MKLAIRNNTLKHRFEVDVSARTAFLNYRVSENVITFTHTEVPSSLNGRGIGTALARVALEYAIEHGLRVIPQCSFVADFVRTHPQYQAALAITIEIPGPTQ; this is translated from the coding sequence ATGAAACTAGCCATTCGCAACAACACACTTAAGCATCGTTTCGAAGTAGATGTCAGCGCAAGAACTGCGTTCCTGAACTATCGTGTCAGCGAAAATGTCATTACATTCACCCACACCGAAGTTCCATCTTCCCTGAATGGGCGTGGAATTGGTACGGCCCTGGCTAGAGTTGCCCTCGAATATGCGATCGAGCATGGCCTCAGAGTGATCCCGCAGTGTTCTTTCGTCGCGGACTTCGTCAGAACCCATCCGCAGTATCAAGCAGCCCTGGCAATTACGATCGAGATTCCGGGCCCTACGCAGTAA
- a CDS encoding Gfo/Idh/MocA family protein, protein MTEFSRRKFLQVGSGAAVGSMVSGKQMALSQEHVARGQASSDGDRVRFASIGIGIQGSTLLRSAVTLPQAECVAACDLYDGRHTLAREIAGPAVKTMRRYQEILDDKNIECVIVAVPDHWHKKITVDALSAGKDVYVEKPMSHSIAEGEEMIRAVKQSKNFVQVGSQRVSSLLFGKAKELYDGGAIGQLTQVELQLGRNSPSGAWQYPWPSDVSPQTLDWDTWLDSVPKRPFDPETFARWRRLREFGTGMAGDLMVHLLSGTQFTASINAIPDKALSVGGIFRWKDGRNMPDLQVTTFTYGQIPVTVRLTLQTETPEVTRLMGQKGIIELSNSSLTFIPQSGLDTSPSYGLNGFPAAMRAAYEKQWHTEHDAELEKYALPDITMWRGPSWDDVKPHLTNFFDAVRTRKPVVEDVVFGHHAAAACHMANTSYFEGKVITA, encoded by the coding sequence ATGACGGAGTTTTCGCGCAGGAAGTTTCTGCAGGTTGGAAGTGGGGCTGCGGTCGGGTCAATGGTTTCGGGGAAGCAAATGGCGCTTTCGCAGGAGCACGTAGCAAGGGGACAGGCTTCGAGTGACGGCGATCGTGTTCGCTTTGCCAGCATTGGCATTGGAATTCAAGGCTCGACGCTTCTGCGTAGCGCCGTGACTTTACCTCAAGCCGAATGTGTAGCCGCATGCGATCTCTACGATGGACGACACACGCTGGCGCGCGAGATTGCTGGACCCGCTGTCAAGACGATGCGCCGCTATCAGGAGATTCTCGACGATAAAAATATCGAATGCGTCATCGTCGCCGTCCCTGACCATTGGCACAAGAAGATCACGGTTGACGCTTTGAGCGCGGGAAAAGATGTCTATGTCGAGAAGCCCATGTCGCACTCGATTGCCGAGGGCGAGGAGATGATCCGCGCAGTAAAGCAGTCCAAAAATTTTGTGCAAGTCGGCTCGCAACGTGTCAGCTCGTTGCTTTTTGGCAAGGCCAAAGAACTCTATGACGGCGGCGCAATTGGCCAGTTGACACAGGTGGAGCTGCAGCTGGGACGCAACTCACCGAGCGGAGCATGGCAGTACCCCTGGCCTTCCGATGTTTCTCCCCAGACTCTCGACTGGGACACGTGGCTCGATAGCGTGCCAAAGCGCCCATTTGATCCGGAGACGTTTGCGCGCTGGCGTCGTCTGCGCGAATTCGGAACAGGCATGGCTGGCGACTTGATGGTGCACCTGTTGAGTGGAACGCAGTTTACGGCCAGCATCAATGCGATTCCCGACAAGGCGTTGTCTGTGGGGGGCATCTTTCGCTGGAAGGATGGGCGCAACATGCCCGATCTGCAGGTGACTACGTTCACCTATGGACAGATCCCCGTTACAGTCCGCTTGACCCTGCAGACGGAAACGCCTGAAGTCACCCGCTTGATGGGGCAGAAGGGCATTATTGAACTCTCAAACAGTTCGCTGACGTTTATTCCGCAGTCGGGCCTCGACACTTCACCGAGTTATGGGCTGAATGGATTTCCTGCGGCAATGCGCGCAGCGTATGAGAAACAGTGGCACACCGAGCATGACGCAGAATTGGAAAAATACGCCCTGCCCGATATAACCATGTGGCGCGGTCCTTCATGGGATGATGTCAAGCCTCATCTCACGAACTTCTTTGACGCCGTGCGGACACGCAAACCTGTTGTAGAGGATGTTGTCTTTGGACATCACGCCGCTGCAGCATGCCACATGGCCAATACTTCGTATTTCGAAGGAAAAGTGATTACTGCGTAG
- a CDS encoding VWA domain-containing protein, translating into MRLHPSLLVLLLIAVTSLALSAQEAPSPDASPVSTAPDTTARENNPVTTLKVNVNLVSLYFTVHDKRGALIPNLTKDDCSIVEDKEPQKIKNFNAETDLPLTLGIMLDTSGSQQNVLPMEQQTGSAFVKRILRSKDEAFLVSFDVQVSLLQDFTSNPRLIERGMDEAQINVGGGGGGVPGIGQGPVPVQGAPKGTLLYDAVYEASNDKMRTETGRKAFILLTDGEDQGSTHKITDAIEAAQKANAIIYVLLIADRGFYSGYGYGLSLGYTGASAMKKMADETGGRMIDVGNNGKKMEAAFQQIEDELRTQYLASYTPTNNKLDGSYRKLDVSCKGDGLKVQTRKGYYAIGSTEDSQGQ; encoded by the coding sequence ATGCGCCTTCACCCATCACTTCTCGTTCTGCTGCTGATCGCCGTCACTTCGCTTGCACTTTCAGCCCAAGAAGCGCCATCTCCTGACGCCTCCCCTGTCAGCACTGCGCCCGACACAACTGCTCGAGAAAACAACCCGGTTACGACTCTGAAGGTCAACGTCAATCTCGTCAGTCTCTACTTCACAGTCCACGATAAGCGTGGTGCACTCATTCCCAATCTGACGAAAGATGATTGCAGCATCGTCGAAGACAAAGAGCCGCAGAAGATCAAGAACTTCAACGCTGAAACCGATCTGCCCCTGACCCTTGGCATCATGCTCGATACCAGCGGCAGCCAGCAGAATGTTTTGCCTATGGAACAGCAGACAGGAAGCGCCTTCGTAAAGCGCATCCTGCGGTCGAAAGACGAGGCTTTCCTTGTCTCTTTCGACGTGCAGGTGAGCCTGTTGCAGGATTTCACCAGCAACCCGCGACTGATCGAGCGCGGCATGGATGAAGCGCAAATCAACGTTGGCGGCGGTGGCGGAGGTGTGCCTGGAATCGGCCAGGGACCAGTGCCAGTGCAGGGCGCGCCGAAGGGCACACTGCTTTACGACGCGGTCTATGAAGCCTCGAACGACAAGATGCGCACGGAGACGGGGCGCAAGGCTTTCATCCTGCTAACCGACGGTGAAGACCAGGGAAGCACGCACAAAATCACCGATGCCATTGAAGCTGCCCAAAAGGCCAACGCGATCATCTACGTTCTGCTCATCGCCGACCGCGGCTTCTACTCCGGCTACGGATACGGCCTGAGCCTCGGATACACCGGCGCATCGGCAATGAAAAAGATGGCCGACGAAACCGGTGGACGCATGATCGACGTCGGCAACAACGGCAAGAAAATGGAAGCGGCCTTTCAGCAGATTGAAGACGAACTGCGGACACAGTACCTCGCCAGCTACACGCCGACCAACAACAAACTCGACGGCAGCTATCGCAAGCTGGATGTTTCCTGCAAAGGCGATGGCCTGAAGGTGCAGACCCGCAAAGGCTATTACGCCATCGGTTCGACTGAGGACAGTCAGGGCCAGTAG
- a CDS encoding cytochrome c3 family protein yields the protein MLAFVSASARQGGPHDGQGSNGYVGSESCSSCHNDIYRHYMQSGMGRSMLHITPSVATPAFLRSLSIPSHSFDERKDRHFDTFMRDGKLFQSESQTAADGTDIFRDTHEIEWMIGAGINGFGAIVRRDDYLFQAPQSFYSKPRIWGPSPGYEQIDLGFNRPIQAGCIFCHSGRPNPIADTNGQFASSPFSEIAIGCENCHGPGAEHIATMKSAGAANITSLHIVNPARLSPYLSDNICMACHQTGDVRVLKPGKTYQDFRPGEALDNTLSILMVPPTRSAPPDADHVEHYYSMTLSKCYRESRGRLSCITCHDPHVEPAHEEAPAYFNGKCLSCHTERSCRLPLNARQQTRPADNCIGCHMPKRDIGVISHSSATNHRIVARSDEPFPEITFQQTLPSLPDLLHLNPTPGQENALPPLLTLLEAYGELAANRSEYVAPYLKVLGQLEQSQPENALVQAALGRRELKKGNLQAAVDHLRHALQLEPQATTFADLSEALSKLNQIEESLPPLERASQMDPFDPVIQKTLVVRLIQLKQYARAQTALEHYLQVFPQDSFMREMLARAKGASTR from the coding sequence ATGTTAGCGTTCGTGTCGGCCAGCGCACGGCAGGGCGGGCCCCACGATGGCCAGGGCAGCAATGGCTATGTTGGTTCTGAGAGCTGTTCCTCCTGTCACAACGACATTTACCGGCATTACATGCAGAGCGGTATGGGCAGATCAATGCTGCATATCACGCCATCTGTCGCCACACCGGCTTTTCTGCGAAGCCTTTCGATCCCATCCCACTCATTTGATGAGCGGAAGGATCGCCATTTTGACACCTTCATGCGAGATGGAAAGCTCTTTCAAAGCGAGTCCCAGACAGCAGCAGATGGCACAGACATTTTCCGTGACACGCACGAAATCGAATGGATGATCGGGGCGGGAATCAATGGATTTGGAGCCATTGTGCGGCGCGACGACTATCTTTTTCAGGCACCGCAATCTTTCTATTCGAAGCCTCGGATCTGGGGTCCATCACCAGGTTATGAACAGATCGATCTGGGTTTCAATCGCCCCATCCAGGCTGGTTGCATCTTCTGCCACAGTGGAAGGCCAAACCCGATAGCAGATACCAACGGACAATTCGCAAGCTCCCCTTTCTCAGAGATTGCTATAGGCTGCGAGAACTGCCATGGTCCGGGCGCGGAACACATTGCGACCATGAAAAGTGCGGGTGCAGCAAATATCACTTCGCTTCATATCGTGAATCCTGCACGGCTAAGCCCGTATCTGTCGGACAACATCTGCATGGCATGTCATCAGACGGGAGATGTGCGCGTACTGAAGCCGGGCAAGACATATCAGGATTTTCGTCCTGGCGAAGCTTTGGATAACACGCTCTCCATCCTGATGGTTCCACCGACGCGTAGCGCTCCGCCAGATGCCGATCACGTTGAGCATTACTACTCGATGACATTGAGCAAATGCTATAGGGAAAGTAGAGGTCGCTTAAGTTGTATCACCTGCCATGATCCTCATGTGGAACCAGCTCATGAAGAGGCCCCTGCATATTTCAACGGAAAATGCCTTAGCTGCCACACCGAACGAAGCTGCAGGCTCCCGTTGAACGCCCGTCAACAGACGAGGCCAGCCGACAACTGTATCGGCTGTCATATGCCGAAACGAGATATCGGAGTCATCTCTCATTCCAGTGCGACCAATCACCGCATTGTTGCTCGATCTGACGAGCCCTTTCCCGAGATTACTTTCCAGCAGACGCTGCCGTCGCTGCCCGACTTGCTTCATCTCAATCCAACGCCGGGACAAGAAAATGCGCTTCCTCCTTTGCTCACTCTGCTCGAAGCCTACGGTGAATTGGCAGCAAACCGTTCTGAATACGTTGCTCCATATCTCAAAGTGCTCGGCCAACTGGAGCAGTCACAGCCAGAGAACGCACTTGTACAGGCCGCGCTCGGCAGAAGAGAGTTGAAGAAAGGAAACCTCCAGGCTGCTGTAGATCATTTGAGGCACGCTCTGCAACTTGAGCCTCAGGCAACCACATTTGCGGATCTTTCCGAAGCGTTGTCAAAGCTGAATCAGATAGAGGAATCGCTCCCACCACTGGAGAGGGCAAGTCAGATGGACCCATTCGATCCTGTTATCCAAAAGACTCTGGTGGTGCGGCTTATCCAGTTGAAACAGTATGCGCGCGCGCAAACTGCCCTGGAGCATTATCTCCAAGTCTTCCCACAGGACTCCTTCATGCGGGAAATGCTGGCCCGAGCCAAAGGCGCATCAACACGATGA
- a CDS encoding enolase C-terminal domain-like protein: MLIKAVTTRDARFQLEPGAGSDAVHSSPEYSFAVTYLTLDSGLRGTGLVLTMGEGNDLVCSAIEKLGTQLIGSDIEELMSNFGERFRTLADDPHLRWLGPHKGVVHLALASITNACFDLWAKTRGQPLWNLLLSLSPSEVINLLDLSYLEDVLDRQTALELLVEQQPRRESRTGILERGYPGYDTSVGWYHYDDDQVRENVQRSLDQGFGAFKLKVGGSLQRDLQRAHDLRRIAGRAATIMLDANQQWSLPAAVIACKELASMDPYWIEEPTHPDDIFGHQQLAREIDPLSLALGEHVPNRVVFKNYLEAKCVRFLQPDCTRLGGVSEFLTVSLLARKYGVPVVPHVGDMGQIHQHLVLFNHIAMGHPEAFLEHIPHLNGHFVYPAEVSGGRYRTPQEPGSSSELCE; encoded by the coding sequence ATGCTGATTAAAGCTGTTACTACTCGCGACGCGCGGTTTCAGCTCGAACCCGGAGCCGGTTCAGATGCTGTTCACTCGTCGCCGGAATACTCGTTTGCAGTGACCTACTTGACCCTCGATAGTGGATTGCGAGGCACCGGACTGGTACTGACGATGGGTGAAGGGAATGATCTTGTCTGCAGCGCAATCGAAAAGCTTGGGACACAGCTTATTGGCAGCGATATTGAAGAGTTGATGTCGAACTTTGGCGAGAGATTTCGAACGCTTGCGGACGATCCGCATTTGCGTTGGCTTGGGCCGCATAAGGGAGTCGTGCATCTTGCGCTTGCTTCGATTACGAATGCGTGCTTCGATCTTTGGGCCAAGACTCGCGGACAACCACTTTGGAACCTGCTGCTGAGTTTGTCGCCAAGTGAGGTTATAAATCTGCTTGACCTCAGCTATCTGGAAGACGTTCTAGATAGACAGACCGCATTGGAATTGCTTGTTGAGCAACAGCCAAGGCGCGAATCGCGCACAGGAATTCTTGAACGCGGATATCCGGGCTATGATACAAGCGTTGGCTGGTACCACTACGACGACGATCAGGTTCGTGAAAATGTGCAACGCAGTCTCGACCAGGGATTTGGCGCTTTCAAACTGAAGGTCGGCGGGTCTCTTCAACGTGATCTACAGCGGGCTCACGACCTGAGACGTATCGCAGGTCGAGCAGCAACGATCATGCTCGATGCGAATCAGCAATGGTCGCTGCCTGCTGCTGTTATTGCCTGCAAAGAACTGGCCAGCATGGACCCTTATTGGATTGAAGAGCCAACGCACCCTGATGACATCTTTGGGCACCAGCAATTGGCGCGAGAGATCGACCCGCTCTCGCTCGCTCTGGGCGAACATGTTCCGAACCGGGTTGTGTTCAAGAATTACCTGGAGGCGAAGTGTGTCAGATTCCTCCAGCCGGATTGCACTCGTCTTGGCGGTGTCAGCGAATTTCTGACCGTAAGCCTGTTGGCCAGGAAGTACGGAGTTCCTGTGGTTCCGCATGTCGGGGATATGGGACAGATTCATCAGCATCTCGTTCTTTTCAATCACATCGCGATGGGGCATCCAGAGGCATTCCTCGAGCATATTCCTCACCTTAACGGCCACTTTGTCTACCCTGCCGAGGTAAGCGGCGGGCGCTATCGAACACCGCAGGAGCCGGGAAGCAGCTCAGAACTCTGTGAATAG
- a CDS encoding extracellular solute-binding protein, producing the protein MSRRVRVALIAGSMYEPLYGSLSEFSTARYVAVEVGFRGDHPTLNAHLASMRDTEYDLVSTHTKYAPSQAHLLAPLQKHIPEKDLEDFYPKLLELATVDGELLGVPRNIDVRLLHYRTDLLDEPPRTWDALFEASQKLTRPPDFYGFAFPGQESGLFGTFFELVEAAGAHLFPQSQIPDIVSDGGRWALGLLRHMYAEGIAPSQVVDWHYDEVHRSFRDGHVAMIGDWPAYYRAHLDPSQSRVFDRFSVATYPIGPSGFSKTYGGSHTFALTHQGATNPDAIDLLCFLTAPERQLEEASRGSVPVRRSVMRQVLERASESELQRWRTLESVIDQSVLIPPKMKCYPEIEAVLWRTLQKAIVGEISEDEALASIVSQIANIVEGRTSGSSIPRRMKVASLNAD; encoded by the coding sequence GTGTCGCGAAGGGTACGGGTTGCGTTGATCGCCGGCTCGATGTATGAGCCGCTCTATGGATCGCTGAGCGAATTCAGCACGGCGCGGTACGTTGCAGTGGAAGTCGGATTTCGAGGCGATCATCCGACACTCAACGCGCATCTTGCCTCGATGCGCGATACGGAATACGATCTGGTCTCCACGCATACAAAGTATGCGCCTTCGCAGGCACACCTTCTGGCGCCGTTGCAGAAACATATTCCGGAGAAGGACCTGGAGGATTTCTATCCCAAGCTGCTGGAGCTGGCAACGGTAGATGGCGAGCTTCTGGGGGTCCCCAGAAATATCGACGTACGTTTGTTGCACTATCGCACAGACTTGCTGGATGAACCGCCGCGGACATGGGATGCGCTATTCGAGGCGTCTCAAAAGCTCACAAGGCCGCCTGATTTTTATGGCTTTGCTTTTCCTGGTCAGGAGTCTGGACTATTTGGAACATTTTTCGAGCTGGTCGAAGCCGCAGGCGCTCACTTATTTCCTCAAAGCCAGATTCCGGACATCGTTAGTGATGGTGGCCGATGGGCTTTGGGACTGCTTCGGCACATGTATGCAGAGGGTATTGCTCCTTCGCAAGTCGTTGATTGGCACTACGACGAAGTACATCGCTCTTTTCGCGATGGGCATGTTGCGATGATCGGCGACTGGCCAGCATATTACCGCGCGCATCTCGATCCCAGCCAATCGCGGGTATTTGATCGCTTCTCAGTTGCGACTTATCCGATCGGGCCGTCGGGTTTCTCGAAAACTTATGGCGGATCTCACACGTTCGCGCTCACCCATCAGGGAGCTACAAATCCTGATGCCATCGACTTGCTTTGCTTTCTTACCGCGCCGGAAAGACAGTTGGAAGAAGCCTCACGCGGCAGTGTACCGGTTCGCCGTTCTGTGATGCGGCAGGTTCTTGAAAGGGCCTCAGAGAGTGAACTGCAGCGATGGCGCACTCTTGAATCTGTCATCGACCAATCGGTGCTCATCCCGCCAAAGATGAAGTGTTATCCAGAAATAGAAGCTGTTCTTTGGCGAACCTTACAGAAGGCCATCGTTGGCGAGATCAGTGAAGATGAAGCTTTGGCATCCATCGTGAGCCAGATTGCCAACATTGTCGAGGGCCGCACAAGTGGCTCATCGATTCCACGCCGCATGAAAGTAGCTAGCCTAAATGCTGATTAA